A genomic region of Trueperaceae bacterium contains the following coding sequences:
- a CDS encoding ATP-binding protein — MERKLERAWVSDKRFSSALRAISLSGTAGIRGLANVEVRFDYPITVISGRNGAGKSTILALAMLAYSDPDRKTKASIVPARTPNRSARRARKSYQDFVFSDFFFKGLTDPEVSGVDINWEFADGAELTIRKQTNKWMRYERRPGKYVSYLGISRCVPAIEQRTLRNKFSGSRVVKPTANLDQEYIQRLSQIMGMEFSDAHVYGDERYGLRVLRSDATYSGFNMGAGEDSVVQVLYALQSAKPGSILGIEEVELGIHPSALRRLAQHMVEISIDKGLQIVTTSHSEHYIDALPRVSRILLQRGGGRVYVIPKPTSRMAVSALTNSNQQELAIYVEDRVARQLVANALESDLRVRVGIEPIGSKDSFRTVGKFLHQSSPRARCLYLFDGDVRDSEIRDFYRALSEEECLGLPAQGDFGVAPLSHESYHWVGRLPGVEAPEAWLLATVAGSQVGLDCLAEQLELSRGASEARYLLDEISVTARDHHDLFHFLGLRSNHEADVCRDAMIRAALRAMPELKAQINDAVRTVLEGAPMRSTRVHVVAN; from the coding sequence ATGGAACGCAAGCTTGAACGCGCTTGGGTCAGCGACAAGCGCTTCTCCTCTGCGCTGAGAGCAATCTCGCTCTCCGGGACGGCAGGGATCCGCGGCCTAGCGAACGTAGAAGTAAGGTTCGACTATCCCATCACCGTGATCTCCGGCCGTAACGGCGCCGGTAAGTCGACGATCTTGGCCCTCGCCATGCTGGCCTACAGCGATCCCGACCGCAAGACGAAGGCCAGCATTGTCCCCGCGCGCACGCCGAACCGTAGCGCTCGCAGGGCCCGGAAGTCGTACCAAGACTTCGTTTTCAGCGACTTCTTCTTCAAGGGGTTAACTGATCCCGAAGTGTCCGGCGTGGATATCAATTGGGAGTTCGCCGACGGCGCCGAGCTCACGATCAGGAAACAAACCAACAAGTGGATGAGGTACGAACGGCGCCCCGGGAAGTACGTTTCGTACCTGGGCATCTCGCGCTGCGTGCCAGCCATCGAGCAACGAACTCTCCGGAACAAGTTCAGCGGTTCTCGAGTAGTGAAGCCAACGGCCAACCTCGATCAGGAGTACATCCAGCGACTTTCGCAGATCATGGGCATGGAGTTCAGCGACGCTCACGTCTACGGCGATGAGCGCTACGGCTTGAGGGTTCTGAGGAGCGACGCCACCTACTCCGGATTCAACATGGGCGCGGGGGAGGATTCCGTGGTGCAGGTGCTGTACGCCCTGCAGAGCGCGAAGCCAGGCTCGATCCTCGGAATCGAGGAAGTCGAGCTGGGCATACATCCGAGTGCCTTACGGCGGCTCGCTCAACACATGGTAGAGATCAGCATCGATAAGGGCCTCCAGATCGTCACGACAAGTCACTCTGAACATTACATCGATGCATTACCGCGCGTGTCACGCATCCTCCTCCAACGGGGAGGCGGGCGTGTCTACGTTATCCCCAAGCCAACGTCCCGCATGGCCGTAAGTGCGCTCACCAACTCCAACCAGCAGGAGTTAGCCATCTACGTTGAAGACAGGGTAGCGAGGCAACTCGTTGCGAACGCGCTCGAATCGGACCTCCGTGTCAGGGTCGGGATCGAGCCTATCGGCAGCAAGGACAGCTTCCGCACCGTGGGCAAGTTCCTGCACCAGTCGTCCCCGCGGGCGCGGTGCCTCTACCTTTTCGATGGCGACGTCCGAGACAGCGAGATTCGGGACTTCTATCGCGCCCTCTCGGAAGAGGAGTGCTTGGGGCTTCCCGCACAAGGCGATTTCGGTGTGGCCCCCCTCTCCCATGAGAGTTATCACTGGGTCGGCCGGCTGCCAGGAGTAGAAGCGCCCGAAGCTTGGTTGCTCGCCACCGTGGCTGGAAGCCAGGTCGGCTTGGATTGCTTAGCGGAGCAACTGGAGCTCAGCCGTGGCGCCAGCGAAGCTCGCTACCTGCTCGACGAGATAAGCGTTACCGCTCGAGACCACCATGACCTTTTCCACTTCCTGGGGCTCCGTTCCAACCACGAAGCCGACGTTTGCCGAGACGCCATGATCAGGGCGGCTCTGCGGGCCATGCCGGAACTAAAGGCGCAGATCAACGACGCCGTGAGGACGGTATTAGAGGGCGCGCCCATGCGCTCCACGCGGGTCCACGTAGTGGCCAACTGA
- a CDS encoding transposase: MPKAPPPYPPEFKEEAVRHHRSSGKSTSQVAAHLGVAHETLRSWLRRHEIDDGNAPGITSTEREELRTLRRGIRVLREEREILRKAAVDSVRQCNMFQEVLRGEDGSAGVARRAEAGAVGSLACWGVDQPDLGSVSETAGAGVHDPAALRWHRSSVTQAPPGVLVAG; this comes from the coding sequence ATGCCGAAGGCGCCGCCGCCTTATCCGCCTGAGTTCAAGGAGGAAGCCGTTCGTCATCACCGTTCGAGCGGTAAGAGTACCAGCCAGGTCGCAGCCCATCTTGGTGTCGCGCACGAGACGTTGCGCAGTTGGTTGAGACGTCACGAGATCGATGATGGTAACGCGCCCGGCATCACCTCGACCGAGCGTGAGGAGCTGCGTACGCTCAGGCGTGGGATCAGAGTATTGCGTGAGGAGCGCGAGATCCTGCGAAAAGCCGCGGTGGATTCAGTCCGTCAGTGCAACATGTTTCAGGAGGTGTTGCGTGGCGAGGATGGGTCGGCCGGGGTTGCCCGACGAGCGGAAGCGGGAGCTGTGGGATCGCTGGCGTGCTGGGGAGTCGATCAGCCAGATCTCGGTAGCGTTAGCGAAACCGCCGGGGCCGGTGTTCACGATCCTGCGGCACTACGGTGGCATCGCTCCAGCGTCACGCAAGCGCCGCCCGGAGTTCTTGTCGCTGGCTGA
- a CDS encoding antitoxin VapB family protein encodes MAVKRITIDMDAYERLSRLKRKGQSFSQVIRELTPPAVSTGGDLLEVLDAIDISETTLDALDQIVEDRLPLPPKTLYSGLPHPRPQGRPPA; translated from the coding sequence ATGGCGGTGAAGAGGATCACAATCGACATGGACGCTTACGAGCGGCTGAGTCGCTTGAAGCGGAAGGGGCAATCGTTCTCGCAGGTGATCAGGGAGCTGACCCCACCGGCGGTTTCAACCGGGGGCGACTTGCTCGAGGTGCTTGACGCCATCGACATCTCCGAGACCACACTCGACGCGCTCGACCAGATCGTGGAAGACCGCCTCCCGTTACCACCGAAAACCCTATATAGCGGTCTACCCCACCCACGGCCGCAAGGGAGGCCACCCGCGTGA
- a CDS encoding PqqD family protein, whose translation MTRTNETKAYCIAGAHVVAEEFDGEYMVLDLGTGRYFSFAGGAALVWAGLVAGATPGELAARLPAGSQARASFAAFVESAIDAGLLREAERPADVDASDLAERIAAAGDTFAFEAFDDLTELLAADPIHDVAKEAGWPHSEPRDA comes from the coding sequence GTGACCCGAACGAACGAGACGAAGGCCTACTGCATCGCAGGCGCCCACGTGGTCGCCGAGGAGTTCGACGGCGAGTACATGGTTCTCGACCTAGGAACGGGGCGGTACTTCAGCTTCGCCGGCGGGGCCGCCTTGGTCTGGGCGGGGCTGGTCGCCGGCGCCACCCCTGGCGAGCTGGCGGCGCGGCTACCGGCCGGTAGCCAGGCACGCGCCTCGTTCGCCGCGTTCGTGGAGAGCGCCATCGACGCAGGCCTGCTCAGGGAGGCGGAGCGACCCGCCGACGTTGACGCCAGCGATCTCGCCGAGCGCATCGCGGCCGCCGGCGACACGTTCGCGTTCGAGGCGTTCGATGACCTGACCGAGCTCCTCGCCGCCGATCCCATCCACGACGTCGCGAAGGAGGCGGGTTGGCCGCATAGCGAGCCACGTGACGCGTGA
- a CDS encoding glycosyltransferase family 2 protein: MRIALLMAAFNAEAHVRAALLSALAQRRPGLSLEVFVVNDGSTDHTAEVVRAVAATHAGVHLIETQNQGPAAARNVALEALPNSTDLVSFLDADDLLPPDRYERDLALFTADAALDLTYGTTVMFREATANDTGPAPGSKTATGRGLQLGSGTYRYGLIRQVGAFDTSFAQAEDLDFLLRMFELSPKYAIRDDHCLYYRRHSGNLTRDTAALRREFARALLFSMRRRRANGLPPPPPEVFAKGGLQEAHGW; this comes from the coding sequence GTGAGGATCGCGTTGCTGATGGCCGCCTTCAACGCCGAGGCGCACGTGCGGGCGGCCCTGCTCTCGGCCCTGGCGCAGCGGCGGCCCGGGCTCAGCCTCGAGGTGTTCGTCGTGAACGACGGCAGCACAGACCACACCGCCGAGGTGGTGCGCGCTGTGGCCGCCACGCACGCCGGTGTGCACCTGATCGAGACCCAGAACCAGGGCCCTGCGGCCGCCCGCAACGTGGCCCTCGAGGCGCTCCCGAACAGCACGGACCTCGTTTCGTTCCTCGACGCCGACGATCTCCTCCCTCCCGACCGGTACGAGCGAGACCTCGCGCTGTTCACGGCCGACGCCGCGCTCGACCTTACGTACGGCACCACGGTCATGTTCCGCGAGGCCACCGCCAACGACACGGGGCCGGCACCGGGCAGCAAGACGGCCACGGGACGAGGGTTGCAGCTGGGCTCCGGCACGTACCGTTACGGCCTCATCCGCCAGGTGGGTGCGTTCGATACCTCGTTCGCCCAAGCCGAGGACCTGGATTTCCTGCTACGCATGTTCGAGCTGAGCCCCAAGTACGCCATCCGCGACGACCATTGCCTCTACTATCGGCGCCACAGCGGCAACCTGACCCGCGACACCGCTGCGTTGCGTCGTGAGTTCGCCAGGGCCCTGCTCTTCTCTATGCGGCGGCGCCGCGCCAACGGGCTGCCGCCCCCACCGCCAGAGGTCTTCGCTAAGGGCGGGCTGCAGGAGGCCCACGGTTGGTGA
- a CDS encoding glycosyltransferase family 2 protein, which produces MNRATGYSVVIPAFNAAATIAEAVRSVLAQSVPARAVVIVDDGSTDATAEVVAALPGPVRLVRQANQGPGAATNAGFALCEDPLVATLDADDLWLPGKMERQLERLRADADLAAVFCRLATFQDDPARADLAGARGGWSRSTMLIRREVIAAVGPIVDPPGRAGEMVDWFARAKEQGHRFELIAEPLALRRVRPGSLTYAHPDLAGSYLQVARAALLRRRAAARKDG; this is translated from the coding sequence GTGAACCGCGCCACGGGCTACTCGGTCGTCATCCCAGCGTTCAACGCGGCCGCGACCATAGCGGAAGCGGTCCGCTCGGTGCTGGCCCAGAGCGTCCCTGCGCGCGCGGTCGTGATCGTCGACGACGGCTCTACGGACGCCACCGCCGAGGTCGTGGCCGCCCTCCCTGGGCCCGTGCGCCTGGTACGGCAGGCCAACCAGGGGCCGGGCGCCGCCACCAACGCCGGCTTCGCGCTGTGCGAGGACCCCCTTGTGGCCACGCTGGACGCCGACGACCTCTGGTTGCCGGGCAAGATGGAGCGCCAGTTGGAGCGCCTGCGCGCCGACGCGGACCTGGCGGCGGTCTTCTGCCGCCTCGCGACGTTCCAGGACGACCCAGCCCGTGCTGACCTGGCCGGCGCTCGCGGCGGCTGGTCGCGCAGCACGATGCTCATAAGGCGCGAGGTGATCGCGGCGGTGGGCCCCATCGTCGACCCGCCAGGCCGCGCAGGCGAGATGGTCGACTGGTTCGCCCGCGCCAAGGAGCAGGGTCACCGCTTCGAGCTGATCGCCGAACCGTTGGCCCTCCGGCGCGTGCGGCCCGGCAGCCTCACTTACGCTCACCCCGACCTGGCAGGGAGTTACCTGCAGGTCGCGCGTGCGGCACTCCTCAGGCGACGCGCGGCCGCACGTAAGGACGGCTGA
- a CDS encoding nucleotidyltransferase family protein, translating to MPPEALAARLARRGFPAPEWAWPTGPRDLLLRAALLPDSGEARAALRAWLNSHDLDEISFADHRLMAAVAERHGADLAGSPEYPRLKGLQRQLWTRSRLSLDASRSAVQAFVAAGLSPLLLKGAARIALDPAAQRQRAQHDVDVLLRPEEVVPAARVLVDAGWVTMYGDSKLAAVARARVARAINFVLLPWGNLDLHRSPYHGRQVNAHLDARVWSDAQSAEFFGVPVLVPCAAERLAMCLAHGVTYPETHSDWLVDAAEIITGGEVDWERACDVFVRRRMVTEALVALSYLHEGLGIELPPSALSALPALTLDPLPYRLATLLLARPALATRPWFERLPRRALTSARYWQPQLRRLWLLKGGPSWGRGGEPLPTMGGAIARTANRATLGSHRPSPAGSLPDQSAHDTHYTTAAILHAPRTAAPNAATHVDISVAFRAPGVRRRVTFELNSETVHLARFHVFVFGGTNGGTNGGTNGGTNGGTNGVMRARLQARVHLPTDCQTLTLESRPRKFPLPTAQSTQLRKTEPVPFTVISSNLAVHQPTEPP from the coding sequence GTGCCGCCCGAGGCCCTAGCGGCAAGGCTCGCCCGCCGCGGCTTCCCGGCCCCGGAGTGGGCGTGGCCAACGGGTCCTCGCGACCTGCTGCTCCGCGCCGCCCTGCTGCCCGACTCCGGTGAGGCCCGGGCCGCCCTCAGGGCATGGCTGAACTCGCACGACCTAGATGAGATCTCGTTCGCCGACCACCGCCTGATGGCCGCGGTGGCAGAACGCCACGGCGCAGACCTGGCAGGCTCGCCCGAGTACCCTCGGCTGAAGGGCTTGCAGCGCCAGTTGTGGACACGCTCGCGGTTGAGCCTGGACGCTTCACGCTCCGCCGTCCAAGCCTTCGTTGCCGCCGGTTTGTCGCCGCTGCTGCTGAAGGGCGCCGCCCGCATCGCTCTGGACCCCGCCGCTCAGCGCCAGCGCGCTCAGCACGATGTGGACGTGCTGTTGCGCCCCGAGGAGGTCGTGCCCGCCGCCCGTGTGCTGGTGGACGCCGGTTGGGTCACCATGTACGGCGACTCGAAGTTGGCGGCAGTGGCGCGGGCGCGCGTAGCGCGGGCCATCAACTTCGTGCTGCTGCCCTGGGGGAACCTGGACCTCCACCGGAGTCCTTACCACGGGCGGCAGGTGAACGCGCACCTCGACGCCCGGGTCTGGAGCGACGCGCAGAGCGCGGAGTTCTTCGGGGTACCCGTCTTGGTGCCGTGCGCCGCGGAGCGCCTGGCCATGTGCTTGGCTCACGGCGTCACGTACCCCGAGACGCACTCCGACTGGCTCGTGGACGCCGCCGAGATCATCACTGGGGGCGAGGTGGATTGGGAGCGGGCCTGCGACGTCTTCGTACGGCGGCGCATGGTCACGGAGGCGCTGGTGGCGCTCAGCTACCTGCACGAGGGCCTGGGGATCGAACTGCCGCCGTCAGCGCTTTCCGCCTTACCCGCACTCACGCTGGACCCGCTCCCCTACCGGCTGGCAACGCTTCTCCTAGCGCGCCCCGCGCTGGCCACTCGCCCGTGGTTCGAACGCCTCCCCCGCCGGGCCCTGACGTCGGCGCGCTACTGGCAGCCGCAGCTGCGCAGGCTCTGGCTCCTGAAGGGCGGGCCATCGTGGGGCCGCGGCGGTGAGCCCCTGCCGACCATGGGCGGCGCCATCGCGCGTACGGCCAACAGGGCTACCCTGGGGAGCCACCGCCCCTCCCCTGCCGGCTCGCTGCCTGACCAGAGTGCGCACGACACCCACTACACGACGGCCGCCATTCTCCATGCCCCACGCACCGCCGCGCCGAACGCCGCCACCCACGTCGACATCTCGGTAGCGTTCCGGGCCCCCGGCGTGCGGCGGCGCGTGACCTTCGAGCTGAACAGCGAGACGGTGCACCTGGCCCGCTTCCACGTGTTCGTCTTCGGCGGGACCAACGGTGGGACCAACGGTGGGACCAACGGTGGGACCAACGGCGGGACCAACGGCGTGATGCGGGCGCGCCTGCAAGCGCGCGTGCACTTGCCCACCGACTGCCAGACGCTCACCCTCGAGTCCCGCCCGAGGAAGTTCCCGCTGCCCACGGCGCAGTCGACGCAACTGAGGAAGACCGAGCCGGTGCCGTTCACCGTGATCAGCTCGAACCTGGCAGTGCACCAGCCGACGGAGCCTCCGTGA
- a CDS encoding ABC transporter ATP-binding protein/permease codes for MLPRLYDLLSPTEKRAVLRLLPLVVVAALFEVVGVAAVVPFFTLLGDPGSAAGVPLVGAWLVGSVADPLTVLRWAGVGAAVAVVLMNLVGIAANWRLLRFAWGLNDTLSTRLFTHYLAQPYTFMLSRNSAAMANNVMQEVYRLTSDGFVAALTLVARAVVALAIVAFLLVLDPMLAVVAFASLAGAYALIYAAVKGVLRRVGREATSANRERLRLVNEGLGGFKEVKLLGLEEGAGARFRVPSKRYADAQSLSGVISTVPRYALEAMAMSGMILIAVSMAGRTESFGAALPLLGVYAVAGMRLLPALQAIFGAVARLRYAEGALEAIAADFAAEAELPQAAAPEAPLAFEERILLRAVSYRYPGSERRALNGVDLSIPRRGSVALIGRTGAGKTTLADVILGLLPPTEGTISVDGVPVTAANLLAYRRLFGYVPQSIFLVDGTVAENVAFGMPAALVDRAAIERACEAAQLSSFIEGELPNGYESVVGERGVRLSGGQRQRIGIARALYRNPQVLVFDEATSALDVHTEQAVYDALRVVAGTRTVITIAHRLETVAGSDLAVVLEGGAVVDVGDPGRVLRDYRLAGEGEGGLTEAPSAGALPGSS; via the coding sequence ATGCTGCCGAGGCTTTACGACCTACTTTCCCCAACAGAGAAGCGCGCCGTGTTGCGCCTGCTGCCGTTGGTCGTCGTGGCGGCGTTGTTCGAAGTTGTGGGCGTGGCCGCCGTGGTCCCGTTCTTCACGCTGCTGGGCGATCCTGGCAGCGCCGCGGGGGTTCCCCTGGTGGGGGCCTGGTTGGTCGGTTCGGTAGCGGACCCGTTGACGGTGTTGCGCTGGGCCGGGGTCGGGGCGGCCGTGGCGGTTGTGCTCATGAATCTAGTCGGGATCGCTGCCAACTGGCGCCTGCTGCGCTTCGCGTGGGGGCTCAACGACACGCTCTCCACTAGGTTGTTCACGCATTACCTGGCGCAGCCTTACACGTTCATGCTGTCGCGCAACTCGGCCGCCATGGCCAACAACGTCATGCAGGAGGTCTACCGCTTGACGAGCGACGGCTTCGTGGCGGCGCTTACCTTGGTGGCGAGGGCGGTGGTGGCGCTCGCGATCGTGGCGTTCCTGCTCGTGCTCGATCCCATGTTGGCGGTGGTGGCTTTCGCCTCACTTGCGGGGGCTTATGCCTTGATCTACGCCGCCGTCAAGGGGGTGCTCAGGCGGGTCGGGCGAGAGGCGACGAGCGCGAACCGGGAGCGGTTACGCCTCGTTAACGAGGGCCTTGGCGGGTTCAAGGAGGTCAAGCTCCTTGGCCTGGAGGAGGGCGCGGGCGCTCGCTTCCGGGTGCCATCGAAGCGCTACGCCGACGCCCAGTCGCTCAGCGGCGTCATCTCCACGGTGCCGCGCTACGCGCTCGAGGCCATGGCGATGAGCGGCATGATCCTCATCGCGGTCAGCATGGCTGGGCGCACCGAGTCGTTCGGTGCGGCGCTGCCGCTGCTCGGCGTGTACGCGGTGGCCGGCATGAGGCTGCTGCCGGCGTTGCAAGCGATCTTCGGGGCGGTGGCGCGCTTGCGTTACGCGGAAGGGGCGCTAGAGGCCATCGCCGCCGACTTCGCGGCCGAGGCCGAACTGCCGCAAGCTGCCGCGCCTGAAGCGCCACTCGCCTTCGAGGAGCGGATCCTGCTGCGCGCCGTCTCCTACCGCTACCCAGGCTCGGAGCGCCGCGCTTTGAACGGCGTGGACCTGAGCATCCCGAGGCGCGGCAGCGTCGCGCTCATAGGCCGCACGGGGGCGGGGAAGACCACGCTGGCCGACGTGATCCTCGGCCTGCTGCCGCCGACCGAAGGCACCATCAGCGTGGACGGCGTGCCGGTGACGGCCGCCAACTTGCTGGCGTACCGCAGGTTGTTCGGTTACGTCCCGCAGAGCATCTTCTTGGTCGATGGGACGGTGGCGGAGAACGTGGCCTTCGGGATGCCAGCTGCACTGGTCGACCGCGCTGCTATCGAGCGCGCCTGCGAGGCAGCGCAACTGAGTTCGTTCATCGAGGGTGAGCTACCGAACGGGTACGAGTCCGTGGTGGGCGAGCGCGGGGTGCGGCTGTCGGGAGGGCAGCGCCAGCGCATCGGGATCGCTCGGGCGCTCTACCGGAACCCGCAGGTGCTGGTGTTCGACGAGGCCACCAGCGCGCTGGACGTGCACACGGAGCAGGCCGTCTACGACGCGTTAAGGGTAGTCGCTGGCACGCGAACGGTGATAACCATCGCCCACCGGCTCGAGACCGTGGCCGGCTCCGACCTGGCCGTCGTCCTGGAGGGCGGCGCCGTTGTCGACGTGGGTGACCCCGGGCGAGTCCTAAGGGACTACCGGCTGGCCGGCGAGGGCGAAGGCGGGCTCACGGAGGCTCCGTCGGCTGGTGCACTGCCAGGTTCGAGCTGA